DNA sequence from the Carassius carassius chromosome 6, fCarCar2.1, whole genome shotgun sequence genome:
AGTTGGAGCTCAGTGACAACAGAATCTCTGGAAATCTTGATGTTTTAGCGGAGAAACTCCCGAATCTCACACATCTAAACCTGAGCGGCAACAAACTGAAAGACATCAGCACGCTGGAGCCCTTGGTTTGTACTGACTTCTGTTCCCATGAGCTTTCTCACATTAGAGTCTCCGCTGCTCGACCTTATACAGTCTGCCGTATCATAACTAGATATGTGGATTTCTAGCAGCTCTAAACTATCCAAACACCTAAACAAAGATCTAACTGTAGATGGATCTGTTCACTTTGACAGAAAAAACTCGACCATTTAAAGAGCCTCGACCTTTTCAACTGTGAAGTCACAAACTTGAACGATTACCGGGAAAGTGTCTTCCGGCTCCTGCCGCAGCTCACGTATCTGGACGGCTACGACACGAACGACCGTGAGGCCTCGGACTCCGACGGAGACGCTGACGGAGTCGATGATGACGAGGATGAAGGTCAGTGGGGCCAGCTGTCAGTTCAGTGTTTGAGGTGTTAACGATGCTCATTCAGATCACTTTCAACACagatggagaagaggaggaggatggagaggaggaggagtttgatgaagaggaagatgatgatgaggatgaggttGAAGGCGAGGATGAGGAAGGCAGTGGAGAGGATGAGGTACGAGCTGATTTGGTGTGTACTGCTCACAACAGAAACTGGTTTAATGACTTGAGCTCTTCTATTtcaggaggatgatgatgatgacgacgatgatgatgatgatgatgaaggtgagTTGTATTGGAATGAGCATGGCTTCCTGCGGGGTGTAAGTGAGTATGAATATTAATGGTGGGTTTTTTCTCGCTCAGAAGAAGAGCAGGGAGAAAAGGGTGAGAAGAGGAAACGAGAGGCGGAtgatgaagatgacgatgaggacGACTAAGAGCCGATCTTTCCCTCTGCTCTGGTCTATCCCGTGACCCCTGACCCCAGCGTTCAGCTCCTGTGGGGCCGCTCTGTTCTGGATCTTCCTCACGCTCGTGTGGCAGGACCTGTGGGGACTTTGGGGACTGGGATTTAGTTTTGGGTCTGTGCTTTTAATATTCtgttgaaagtgttttttttttggttgacatCCTCCCCCTTTAGTTTTTGTTCCAAGTGTCCCGGGAAGATTGCTCTGGGGTGTGTGTGCATCACTTCAGCGCGTGCCTGTGGCACCAATCAACGTCCTAGCTACATTTTTACTTTCTGTAAGACAACaactttgtaaataaaataagattttgtgctttGCTCACTCTCCAGTTTCTCTGTCCTTTGAGCATTAGTTATCAGAGTCTTCTTCAGTAGAGATGATGGATCTTTCATCAGATGCACACTTAAGGACTGCTCTTGTTCATCTGATAGTTAAACTCATTATTCTTACTTTAACATGCAGTTCGGAGAACATAccaaggtttttctttttttgttttttttaattgggcTTTATTAATTGCagaggggggaaaaaaatctgaattgcatttttatctcacaattgagTTTGAAATCATGGGAGTCTGTGAAGGCAACGTGTGAGATGAAAAGTTGCAATaaacttttgttatttttttataatttattcagtggtggaaactgCTTCTATTGATGAGTGATCATAACCACTCAgggttattttttttgtttttggaatttttttttttttttttttgccggttTCTTAAAGCTGGGTCCAAATGGTTATGACTAATAATTTATAACAATCAAAATGCAGTGACGAACCAATATAGTCACAAATATTGCAAACCCTTTCTTTGGAATCCAATCACACGTGTTCTCAGATGATACATAATTGCATTAaggcttatttattttttagttcttTTAAATCCAGTTAGGCAAATGGTGTTTGGTGTATAAAGGGAGGAACCGCACTGGTATTACCAAACTAATGATGACCTGCTCATAGAGCCCTACATATGATCCTGTCATACTCCTCTCATATGACTTTCACATATTTATACAGCATTAATATAAACCTTGAACGCAAATGTTTTAATGATAAATCTACCTCCGGATAGGGAGGCACAATACTAGGTTTgtgcaaatatttaaattcaagtttgttCAAAATAGgctttaatacaaattaaatccGTATTGCGTTCAGTGATTGATGAGAAGTGGTTGTGTTTCCTCTCACAGCCACACGAGGGCACCACATCTGTTCTGTCTTGCCAAATTatgtcctctgtgtgtgtgtgtgtgtgtgtgtgtttgtgagagagagtgtgtgtgtgttatgacactacttttagaatttttaatgttaatttttttctgtaacttTAAGGTCTCATCAGTGCATTAGCTAACAttaactatatactgtatatatatttaaagcatttattatatttgttaatgTCTGTTATTCATTGCTCAATTAGTTCACAgaacattaactgatgttaacaaatacaacttttgatttgaaaactatattattattaaatgtagaaattaagattaataaataatgtcagtttGAGTTATGGCAAACGTTTATTTGTAGCGAATGCTTTATTGAATCTCCAAAAGCCTCTTATTTGGCTTTTTTCTCTGAGAGCCCAAATCATCAGAATTATATCAGTTTAGGATTCAAAAAGAAAAGACTGCAATCAAGGTCAACATTTAGAAAATATCTGAGCAACTACATTAAAATAGCATCTTTATGTACCTCCCCTTGTCTTATTAATTTgctttagcattattattattattataatcatcaaACTTTCATGCCACATCACTCattcatttaaatagaaaactaatcagaaaaaaaaaaatccgttaCAATCACATTCACGAATAATCTCAAATAGCCCAATTTATAAAACATGTTCattcaagacatttttaaaataataataataataaacatttaaacaagtaCGATCGCAAGCTAAAAACATGTTTGCATAGTGCCAAAGTGTAAAACTAAAAACCCTTTCATAAAGGTTGTGCACACAAGCAATGACTTTCCATAAAGAGATGAGAATATGAATGTTTCCTTCAGCCGGATGTCACGAGTGAcgtcaaaccaagcagcttttccCCCAACTGGAACACAACCCATATCTGTGAAAGCAACTCCTGTAGATCTGACCGGACTCTGGTAAAGTGACCGCAGCTCAGGAGAAGCACAACAGGCGT
Encoded proteins:
- the LOC132142144 gene encoding acidic leucine-rich nuclear phosphoprotein 32 family member B-like isoform X4, which encodes MDMKKRIHLELRNRTPSDVRELVLDNCRSNEGKIEGLTAEFVNLEFLSLINVGLLSVSNLPKLGKLKKLELSDNRISGNLDVLAEKLPNLTHLNLSGNKLKDISTLEPLKKLDHLKSLDLFNCEVTNLNDYRESVFRLLPQLTYLDGYDTNDREASDSDGDADGVDDDEDEEEEEDGEEEEFDEEEDDDEDEVEGEDEEGSGEDEVRADLDDDDDDDDDDDDEEEEQGEKGEKRKREADDEDDDEDD
- the LOC132142144 gene encoding acidic leucine-rich nuclear phosphoprotein 32 family member B-like isoform X3, which produces MDMKKRIHLELRNRTPSDVRELVLDNCRSNEGKIEGLTAEFVNLEFLSLINVGLLSVSNLPKLGKLKKLELSDNRISGNLDVLAEKLPNLTHLNLSGNKLKDISTLEPLKKLDHLKSLDLFNCEVTNLNDYRESVFRLLPQLTYLDGYDTNDREASDSDGDADGVDDDEDEDGEEEEDGEEEEFDEEEDDDEDEVEGEDEEGSGEDEVRADLEDDDDDDDDDDDDEEEEQGEKGEKRKREADDEDDDEDD
- the LOC132142144 gene encoding acidic leucine-rich nuclear phosphoprotein 32 family member B-like isoform X1, which encodes MDMKKRIHLELRNRTPSDVRELVLDNCRSNEGKIEGLTAEFVNLEFLSLINVGLLSVSNLPKLGKLKKLELSDNRISGNLDVLAEKLPNLTHLNLSGNKLKDISTLEPLKKLDHLKSLDLFNCEVTNLNDYRESVFRLLPQLTYLDGYDTNDREASDSDGDADGVDDDEDEDGEEEEDGEEEEFDEEEDDDEDEVEGEDEEGSGEDEVRADLVCTAHNRNWFNDLSSSISGG
- the LOC132142144 gene encoding acidic leucine-rich nuclear phosphoprotein 32 family member B-like isoform X5, producing MDMKKRIHLELRNRTPSDVRELVLDNCRSNEGKIEGLTAEFVNLEFLSLINVGLLSVSNLPKLGKLKKLELSDNRISGNLDVLAEKLPNLTHLNLSGNKLKDISTLEPLKKLDHLKSLDLFNCEVTNLNDYRESVFRLLPQLTYLDGYDTNDREASDSDGDADGVDDDEDEDGEEEEDGEEEEFDEEEDDDEDEVEGEDEEGSGEDEEDDDDDDDDDDDDEEQGEKGEKRKREADDEDDDEDD
- the LOC132142144 gene encoding acidic leucine-rich nuclear phosphoprotein 32 family member B-like isoform X2, with amino-acid sequence MDMKKRIHLELRNRTPSDVRELVLDNCRSNEGKIEGLTAEFVNLEFLSLINVGLLSVSNLPKLGKLKKLELSDNRISGNLDVLAEKLPNLTHLNLSGNKLKDISTLEPLKKLDHLKSLDLFNCEVTNLNDYRESVFRLLPQLTYLDGYDTNDREASDSDGDADGVDDDEDEDGEEEEDGEEEEFDEEEDDDEDEVEGEDEEGKQGEKGEKRKREADDEDDDEDD